A portion of the Osmia bicornis bicornis unplaced genomic scaffold, iOsmBic2.1, whole genome shotgun sequence genome contains these proteins:
- the LOC123988903 gene encoding circadian locomoter output cycles protein kaput-like — MGESDNNYQQMFRDVQLLLQQQQEQHHREMQLLQQQLQQQQQQQLQQLREELLPQQQEDHRPREEPLPQVQEMESGEEAKPPRKRGVAAGRSRRLRGYRGGQGRGGGEQAEGEGEGGPG; from the exons atgggagaATCTGATAACaatt ATCAACAAATGTTCAGGGATGttcagctgctgctgcagcagcagcaggaaCAGCATCATCGGGAAATgcagctgctgcagcagcagctgcagcagcaacagcaacagcagttgcagcaactgagggaggagctcctccctcagcaACAAGAGGATCACCGACCGAGGGAGGAGCCCCTCCCTCAGGTGCAAGAGATGGAATCCGGCGAGGAGGCGAAGCCACCGCGAA aaagaggagtGGCGGCAGGGAGATCGCGGCGCCTGAGGGGTTACCGGGGGGGTCAGGGTAGGGGGGGAGGGGAACAGGCGGAAGGGGAAGGGGAAGGGGGGCCGGGGTAA